A single genomic interval of Hevea brasiliensis isolate MT/VB/25A 57/8 chromosome 4, ASM3005281v1, whole genome shotgun sequence harbors:
- the LOC110642887 gene encoding pathogen-associated molecular patterns-induced protein A70 yields the protein MADAAASPASMWGFITGWFTPAYLFLLLNLVIGTIALTSRFGSNRRKQEQEQIRPLARSPSLLERVKSINLSFYSYPRPHSEATNDSVHDTEPEYTPGAGVHPVQIERTPSFLERVMSIKLSSFSNFPPPHSEGTNDSVHDTEPEYTPGAGVHPVQLEQTPSFLERVKSIKLSSFYNYAPPHSEATNDSVHDTEPEYTPGVHPVQLERASSLLERLKSIKLSSFYRSEPESEFVAEPESDSYEDTGHASVTELEHQVKRSKSEPRVAAERKTPEKMKKSASEREVAVEEDRESVERRRPATMRIEKTVSFGDEGVDAKADDFINRFKQQLKLQRLDSLLRYRDVFKGK from the coding sequence ATGGCAGACGCAGCAGCATCGCCAGCTTCGATGTGGGGTTTCATCACCGGCTGGTTTACACCCGCTTATCTTTTCTTGTTGCTTAATCTGGTAATCGGCACCATTGCCCTCACCTCCCGTTTCGGTTCCAACAGAAGAAAGCAAGAGCAAGAGCAAATCCGACCTCTTGCCAGATCCCCTTCCCTCTTAGAACGAGTCAAGTCCATCAACTTATCATTCTACAGCTACCCACGGCCTCACTCAGAAGCGACTAACGACTCGGTACACGACACCGAACCAGAATATACACCTGGGGCCGGGGTTCATCCGGTTCAAATCGAACGAACCCCTTCATTCTTAGAACGTGTGATGTCCATCAAGTTGTCCTCTTTCTCCAACTTCCCACCACCTCACTCAGAAGGGACAAACGACTCAGTACACGACACCGAACCAGAGTACACACCCGGGGCCGGGGTTCACCCGGTTCAACTGGAACAAACCCCTTCATTCTTAGAACGTGTAAAGTCCATCAAGTTGTCATCTTTCTACAACTACGCACCGCCTCACTCAGAAGCGACAAACGACTCAGTACACGACACCGAACCAGAGTACACACCCGGGGTTCATCCGGTTCAACTCGAACGAGCCTCTTCACTCTTAGAACGTTTAAAGTCCATCAAGTTGTCCTCTTTCTACAGATCCGAACCAGAATCTGAATTTGTGGCTGAACCTGAATCGGATTCGTATGAGGATACGGGCCATGCATCCGTTACGGAATTGGAGCATCAGGTAAAGAGAAGTAAATCAGAGCCCAGGGTAGCGGCAGAGAGGAAAACACCAGAGAAGATGAAGAAATCAGCGAGCGAAAGAGAGGTGGCTGTAGAGGAAGACAGAGAGAGCGTGGAGCGGAGGAGGCCAGCAACGATGAGGATAGAAAAGACGGTGTCGTTTGGAGACGAAGGGGTTGACGCGAAAGCCGATGACTTCATCAACAGGTTTAAGCAGCAATTGAAGTTGCAGAGACTGGACTCTCTCTTGCGTTACAGAGACGTGTTCAAAGGAaagtag